From Prevotella sp. oral taxon 299 str. F0039:
TTTGCTTGTAACTATTTTGAGTTGCGCTAATTACAGATGCATAGGTTGTTTTTAAGCTTGCAATAGTAACAACATTCTTTTCTGTAATGCTGTCATTTCCGTATGCATTGGGTGTTTGTGGGGTATCCCAATCGTTGTTCATACAACTTGAAATAGCAATACAAACAAATGCAATAATGATATATTTTAAATTTTTCATTGTGCAATGAATTTAGAATTTATATGTGATATTAAGCATACCATTAGTTCCGTAAGCATAGAATTTCTTAGGATTACGAGAGAATTTGTATGCTCTTGCATTTCCAGAAGCAGTGAAGTCTGAACGACTTTGTTCGTAACCGCCTGTAACAATACTTTGATTGTTAAGAACATTGGTAAGCATTAGGTTGATAGACAACGAACCCTTCTTTAGATAAATGCTCTTACCAATAGATGCATCTAACATGAATCCACCCTTACCTTTTGCCTGAGCAACACGTAAAACGTTTCCATTACTATCTACGTTTCCACGTTTTTCGCCCACACTCTTATATCTATAATAAGGTGAATAACCTAAATAAATGCGGTCATAGTAATTTCCAGCCAAGTCAATAAACCAACCTTTCTTGTGATAACTCAATATTGCACTAGCTGCAGTTAATGGAGTTCCCGACTCACGCATATCCTTATTTAATAGCTTGTCTTCGTGATATACTCCTTGAGTTGAGTTAAGATAGTTTACATTTGCATCGTTAGTGTTCTTAGCTTCACTAACAGTACCAAGTAACTTGATATCGAATGTGCTGTTCACTTTATACTTAAGAGCTGCTTCTACGCCATAATAAGCCTTCTTTCCGCCTGTTATAGAAACGTAAGAGAAAGAGTTGATATCATCAAAGTAGAAGTTTTGCCACTCTGTGACATTGTTTATCGCATTGTAATAAGCATTAAGATTGATGTGAACTCTTGCAGATTGATATTGATAAGCAAAGTCGGTGCTAAGCACTCGTTCGTTCTTTAGATTTAAAGCGAAGTCGTTATTCATCTCAGGAGCAGCGAAAGATACTGCTGCAGTTGGTGCATTGTATTGATAACCAGCACCAATAGAGAATGTATGACCACGTCCTGCGCTGTAATTTACAGCCACTTTAGCTCCACCTTCAAGGAATCTTGCAACACCACTCTTGCCGTATGAGTTTGCTTCGAACAAACCATTGCGCATCTTTCCATCACGTTGCATGCTCACACCGCCTATTCTTGCAGCTCCCATAAGGTTGAAACGGCCAACCAAACGGCTGTAACTTGTCCACGCTTGTGCTTTATTTATAAGGATATTATAGTCGTAACCAAATACGTCTCCCTTACCAACTTTAGCGTTAGGGTTGTTCAAGTCGTATTGAACTTGATTAGAGGTAGGTGCGTAAGTACCAATAGCATAGGTATTTACGTTGTGATATGAGGTTGCACCTAACAAGTCTTCCATTGTTTGATAATGGCGAGTATTGTTAGTAACAAAGATGTATCCAAGGTTCCAAGCAGACTTCTTGTCTAAGTGTGCGTTAAGAGTTGAAGCCAAAGAGAGTGTAAACGCATCGTTTCTTCTTGCTTGAATGAAATACATAGCGTCTACTCCTTGAGCGTTTGCATTGATGTTTGCTTGGTATAAACGATCCCAATTGATTTGGCGATTAGCCTTAGATGCAGTTAAATAGTTATATGCAGTGTTCCAATCAGCTAAGCTTTGATCTGTTCTAAACTGAGTGCTTGAAGCGTCGAACACATCATAATAGCTACTTGGAAGCATCTTCCAATAGTCTGGTTGTGGGTTATCGCTGTTGTTATAGTTTAGCTTTGTGCTCTTATACATGCTGTATTTACCCAAAACAGAAGTAGTAAGCTTCATGTCATCAGTAATCTTCCAGTCCCATGTAAGCACAGCAGATGGAGCGAAATCGTTTACAATTCGTGAATTTCTTTTCTTGCCATTTTGATATCCCCAATATGGGTTATAGTAGCGATCGTTAGCAATCCAGTAGCTTTCATCAGTGGCTGCGCCTTGTGAAGCACGTTCTGTTGGGTTACCCCAAGTGCTGAATGCGATAGAATGTTTGTCTTTATTGCCGAATACTTTTTGTACTCCGAAGAAATAAGAAAGAGCGTTATAGAATGTTCCTTCTATATAACCTTCTTTCGCCCAACGATAAGTTAGGTTCCCAGAGAATGCCCATCCGTTTTTATTTAAACCACTATTATAAGTGTACATACCACGAAGTGTGTAGTTACGATTGGCTCCTCCTAATGTAAATCTATGACCTGCAGCCTGGTTTGCAGGGCGGAAATCATAGTTGTTAGAGCCTGCCATGTCTGGCATTGCGAAGCTGTTCGATTCGAAAGGTAAAGCAAAATCGGCATTTTTTGTTTGTTGATTGAGTCCACCTACATGTGAAAAACGAAATTGTCCGCTTTCAATATCGTTGGCAGGAGCACCATTTACGTATACTTCATTATACTTTTGGTTGAGTGCTCTGTAACGAAATCTCACAGGAGAGAATAAGAATCCTACTTGAGACGCATAAAGATTGGTACCAGAATTGATAATGGTTACATTTTGCGACATATTCTCATTCTCGCCTAATTGGGCTTCTGTAAAAGTAAAAGCCGCTTCGTTGGCGCTTGATATTTGGCTCTTTTGCTTGTCATCATTTGTGTTTTGAGCCATCACAAATGGTGAGTAACAAAGGGCAAAAATCGCTAGATGAAGCTTAATTTGCATAATATATGTTGATTAATAATTAATTATTCTTTAGATGCAAAGTAACAAAAATAAATCGGAATATCAAAATTTTTTAACATTCAAGCTTTCTTCCAAATTATTAAATCTGATTGAATGTAATGCAACGATTTGTAAAACGTACTGTTCTAGTGTTTTATACGCTTAGCTATTCTTGTTCTTCCCTTTGCTTTTATACTTTCTTTTCTGACAAATTAAGTGCATTTCCTTCATCTATAAACGCTTATTTTGATACTTTTTTTATATTTCTTCGTAAACCTTTTAGTAAAAGTAGGATACTTTTATAACCTATTATAAATCAAAAGGATAGAAGGATTTTGTTTGTCTGATTTGTATTGTAATGTAATAGCTATGCTTTTTGCGTGTAAAAGCATAGCTATTGAATGTTAAAAGCATTGACTTTGTGTTATAAAGTCAATGCTTTCATCGTTTGAATTGTTGATTTATATAGATTATAATAAAAACAAATTACTAAAAAGACATTAGTGCGGTTTATGCTATAAATATATTTTTACTAAAAGAAAAATTTGTATTATCTTATAAAATTTCTGAAAATATATTTATAGAAAGTCTTTTTATTTGTTTATAGATTATTTTCTTTTTGTGTTGTATTCTTCTTGTTCTTAATTAAAAATACACTCAATGCGCCCAAAGTAAGCGAGAAAGCACAAATAAACATCATGTGGGTTTGATTTGAACCTACAAGAGTTAAGAAGATGCCACCGCAGATTGCTGCAATAATTTGAGGCATACAAATGGTTCCATTAAATAAACCTAGGTATGCTCCCATATGTCCGTAGCCTTGAAGAGTATCAGTAACTAAGGTGAAAGGCATTACCAATGTTGCAGCCCAAGCACATCCAATGAGAAGGAAAGCTATAAATTGGATGTATTGATTATGTATAAATGGAACCAATGCAAAGCCTATTCCACCGAGAATAAGACTAATCGCATAGCCCATTTTACGACTTTTAAACCAAGGAAGAACAACAGACCATAACATACTTCCGATCGATTGAACTGCATAAAGAATACCAACCCAGTTTCCTGCAACTTGATATGCTTCGGTAGATGTCGCATTGGGTGACATTAAATCTACATTCCAACAAGTGTCGGCTATAGCTCCATTGGTGTAAGTCCACATATACATGAAGGCTCCCCAGCAGAAAAATTGCACCAAACCCACATACCAGAAAGTAGAAGGAGCTTTCTTTAATAGCGCAATCCAATTCACTTTTTCTTCCTTTTCAGTAGGGTTTGTTTCTTCAATGGTATTATATTCAGCATATTCTTGTGGTGTCCATTCTTTCACTGTGAAAGAAGTATAGAACACACAAAGCATCAAGATGAGTGCACCAAAGTAGAAAGACCAAATAACGGAGTCGGGAACTACGCCCTGATTGGCAGTGTTGGCAATTCCGATTGCTGTAAAAAAGAAGGGGAAAATAAATCCAACAACGCTACCAGCATTACATAAAAAACTCTGAATACTGTAAGCAAAGGTTTTTTGTTTTTCGTTTACCATGTCGCCAACAAGCATTTTAAATGGTTGCATTGCCATGTTTATACTTGTATCAAGAAACAATAATGAGATTAAACCGAAAAGCATTGCTGCACTAGCCGCTAATCCAAAAGAGCCTGCATTAGGCAAAAGGCACATAACAAAGATAGCAACACTGGATCCAATAAATAAATATGGCTTCCGTCGTCCAAAGCGACACCATGTCTTATCGCTAAGTGTTCCAACGATAGGTTGTACGAGAATACCCATTAACGGAGGAAATATCCAGAAATA
This genomic window contains:
- a CDS encoding TonB-dependent receptor → MQIKLHLAIFALCYSPFVMAQNTNDDKQKSQISSANEAAFTFTEAQLGENENMSQNVTIINSGTNLYASQVGFLFSPVRFRYRALNQKYNEVYVNGAPANDIESGQFRFSHVGGLNQQTKNADFALPFESNSFAMPDMAGSNNYDFRPANQAAGHRFTLGGANRNYTLRGMYTYNSGLNKNGWAFSGNLTYRWAKEGYIEGTFYNALSYFFGVQKVFGNKDKHSIAFSTWGNPTERASQGAATDESYWIANDRYYNPYWGYQNGKKRNSRIVNDFAPSAVLTWDWKITDDMKLTTSVLGKYSMYKSTKLNYNNSDNPQPDYWKMLPSSYYDVFDASSTQFRTDQSLADWNTAYNYLTASKANRQINWDRLYQANINANAQGVDAMYFIQARRNDAFTLSLASTLNAHLDKKSAWNLGYIFVTNNTRHYQTMEDLLGATSYHNVNTYAIGTYAPTSNQVQYDLNNPNAKVGKGDVFGYDYNILINKAQAWTSYSRLVGRFNLMGAARIGGVSMQRDGKMRNGLFEANSYGKSGVARFLEGGAKVAVNYSAGRGHTFSIGAGYQYNAPTAAVSFAAPEMNNDFALNLKNERVLSTDFAYQYQSARVHINLNAYYNAINNVTEWQNFYFDDINSFSYVSITGGKKAYYGVEAALKYKVNSTFDIKLLGTVSEAKNTNDANVNYLNSTQGVYHEDKLLNKDMRESGTPLTAASAILSYHKKGWFIDLAGNYYDRIYLGYSPYYRYKSVGEKRGNVDSNGNVLRVAQAKGKGGFMLDASIGKSIYLKKGSLSINLMLTNVLNNQSIVTGGYEQSRSDFTASGNARAYKFSRNPKKFYAYGTNGMLNITYKF
- a CDS encoding MFS transporter, producing MFSIQRKQKPDMKFWNLWNLNFGFFGVQIAYALQSANISRVFATLGADPHNLSYFWIFPPLMGILVQPIVGTLSDKTWCRFGRRKPYLFIGSSVAIFVMCLLPNAGSFGLAASAAMLFGLISLLFLDTSINMAMQPFKMLVGDMVNEKQKTFAYSIQSFLCNAGSVVGFIFPFFFTAIGIANTANQGVVPDSVIWSFYFGALILMLCVFYTSFTVKEWTPQEYAEYNTIEETNPTEKEEKVNWIALLKKAPSTFWYVGLVQFFCWGAFMYMWTYTNGAIADTCWNVDLMSPNATSTEAYQVAGNWVGILYAVQSIGSMLWSVVLPWFKSRKMGYAISLILGGIGFALVPFIHNQYIQFIAFLLIGCAWAATLVMPFTLVTDTLQGYGHMGAYLGLFNGTICMPQIIAAICGGIFLTLVGSNQTHMMFICAFSLTLGALSVFLIKNKKNTTQKENNL